One window of the Salvia splendens isolate huo1 chromosome 1, SspV2, whole genome shotgun sequence genome contains the following:
- the LOC121793615 gene encoding uncharacterized protein LOC121793615, with the protein MDPQRAYSLSLLFILSLLSLHSKVIYGDSSVLFLDSPTRQYLRLSSDQTVSLSPSEIGATASVLLGFAPPSTLSAESSSKLNEVLAPNPFDRPGALLMVEVTGAEDAQLVGRSDKSPSSSTLKIKVEGTERVDIQLPGEDEISMVSLNEVSSNAECSDKELSDYASWLGGSYAEDASQSLNGELLIPISNGAFMRLHMSERADREFATSLVMLINNMKKAMELHRVLTKSERNPAELMTGRFDGIKALQDRYGREGIAQNGMEVFVNSISKMLDSLQEAYHGKIVGVIAHRGLVDAEQENMFHFTVNTRSSARSLQQTKLSPEKIIIAEIAFVRITLAWITGIILLIATILGIYFLLNMSITKDTLLYSNVKLD; encoded by the exons ATGGATCCTCAGAGAGCTTACTCTCTTTCCCTTCTGTTcatcctctctcttctctctctacacTCCAAG GTGATTTATGGGGATTCCTCGGTTCTTTTCCTCGATAGTCCTACTCGCCAATATCTTCGCCTTTCATCAGATCAG ACTGTTTCTCTTTCCCCATCCGAAATTGGTGCTACTGCGTCAGTGTTGCTTGGCTTTGCACCCCCTTCTACGCTCTCTGCTGAGAGCTCATCCAAG CTGAATGAGGTTCTTGCACCCAACCCATTCGATAGGCCCGGTGCCTTGTTGATGGTTGAGGTTACAGGAGCTGAAG ATGCTCAGCTTGTTGGTCGCTCAGATAAATCTCCATCTAGTAGCACCCTGAAGATCAAGGTTGAAGGTACAGAAAGAGTGGACATTCAGCTTCCAG GTGAAGATGAAATTTCAATGGTGTCCCTGAACGAAGTCTCAAGCAATGCTGAATGTTCAGACAAAGAACTGAGTGATTAT GCATCCTGGTTGGGTGGATCATATGCTGAAGATGCATCCCAATCACTGAACGGGGAGCTACTCATTCCCATTTCTAATGGTGCCTTTATGAGACTTCATATGTCAGAG AGAGCTGATAGAGAATTCGCAACAAGTCTCGTAATGCTTATTAATAATATGAAGAAGGCTATGGAGTTGCATCGAGTATTGACAAAAAGTGAACGCAATCCTGCAGAGCTTATGACAGGCAGATTTGATGGAATCAAG GCTTTACAAGATCGCTATGGAAGGGAAGGAATTGCTCAAAATGGAATGGAAGTATTTGTCAATTCCATATCGAAGATGCTTGACTCTTTGCAGGAAGCATACCATG GGAAAATTGTTGGAGTCATTGCCCACAGGGGCTTGGTTGATGCAGAGCAAGAGAATATGTTCCATTTCACAGTAAATACTCGATCATCTGCACGTTCGCTGCAGCAAACAAAACTCTCACCTGAGAAGATCATTATTGCAGAAATAGCGTTTGTTAGAATTACCTTGGCCTGGATAACAGGGATCATTCTTCTTATTGCCACTATTTTGGGG ATCTACTTTCTTCTCAACATGTCAATCACCAAGGACACCCTTTTATATTCGAATGTCAAGCTCGACTAA
- the LOC121804032 gene encoding glycine-rich protein 5-like has translation MKMGSASRFLVGLVLVILFVDCLVCAGDHVVDDEKLLGKPFLRKPKPFLRKGFGFGGGVGLGHRKGFKRRFGGGGIGGGIGGGGGFGGGGGLGGGGGFGGGGGLGGGIGSGGGLGGGGGLGGGSGGGLGGGGGGEFGGGGGGGGGLGGGGGLGNGGGLGGGGGSGFGGGGGLGGGGGLGGGGGGGGFGGGGGGGGGH, from the coding sequence ATGAAGATGGGCTCAGCTTCTCGATTTCTTGTTGGTTTAGTTTTGGTGATTTTGTTTGTGGATTGTTTGGTTTGTGCAGGTGATCATGTTGTGGATGATGAGAAGCTGTTGGGGAAGCCGTTTCTTCGGAAGCCGAAGCCGTTTCTGCGGAAGGGCTTTGGCTTCGGCGGCGGCGTAGGGCTCGGCCACAGGAAGGGGTTCAAGCGTAGATTTGGCGGTGGTGGGATTGGCGGAGGGATTGGTGGCGGAGGAGGGTTTGGCGGCGGCGGGGGTTTGGGTGGAGGGGGTGggtttggtggtggtggggggtTGGGTGGAGGGATAGGTAGTGGTGGAGGGTTAGGGGGGGGTGGTGGATTGGGGGGAGGGAGTGGTGGTGGTTtgggaggcggaggcggcggagaatttggtggaggaggaggtggaggaggagggCTAGGAGGTGGGGGTGGTCTAGGGAATGGTGGAGGGCTTGGAGGCGGCGGTGGAAGCGGCTTCGGAGGAGGAGGTGGACTTGGAGGTGGGGGTGGTcttggcggcggcggcggtggcggtggttttggtggtggaggtggaggtggtggtggccaTTGA
- the LOC121793629 gene encoding 26S proteasome non-ATPase regulatory subunit 1 homolog A-like isoform X1, with translation MAAEHPALKASSAGGLLAMLKETHPTLKLHALTHLNAFVDYFWPEVADCILLIKSLYEDEDYGQKELAALLLLSKVFLYLGELNDSLSYALGAGPLFDVSEDSDYVRALLAKAIDKYAKLKTKAAEMNDKSPVIDPRMEAIDERMIDPRMEAIVERMLDKCTTDGKYRQTIGMAIECRRLDKLEEAVVKSDNVHSTINYCIDVCHSFVKQLEYRRGILRLMVKIYQQLPSPDYLSMCQHLMFLDEPDGVATILYELLRSDNVDDALLAFQIAFDLVENENPAFLLKVRDLLPSPKSQPAESAQVSESAQPDSAETEIALTTEDAQITGVYQAGTVHTDPVEAVYAEGLPKIIGILDGETSIQLMQYFLHSHNKSDLLILKTIKQSVVTRNRVCHTAIVYANAIMHAGTSVVTFLSENMDWVAKATHWAKFSTTAGLGVIYRGQLQQGRSLMAPYLPQDGGDGGCPYSQSGALYALGLIHANHGKGVTPFLLETLRRTKTEVIQHGACLALGLVALGTTDEEVYEEVNDVFYADSAVASQAAGISLGLVMAGTATEMAWFMLADAHETQHEKIIRGLAFGIALTVYGREEEADRLIEKMTSDQDPVLRYGGIYALALAYRGTSNNKAIRKLLHFSVSDASDDVKRTAVLALGFVLYSDPEQCPRTVSLSSTSYNPHIRYGAALAVGIACAGTGLSEAISLLEPLTSDVVDFVRQGALIAMAMVMVQISEASDARAGAFRRQLREIIMNEHEDNMSVMGAILASGIIDAGGRNVTIKLLSKTKHDRMTAVVGLAVFSQYWFWHPFLYFISLAFSPTALIGVNDDLNIPKFNFLSQAKPSLFAYPKPTTVPMIGITSNMHTAILSTSLRDKISALKKESGRQAEEMKAKMKQSKKLADKLAKAIRDRNKEAERSRARKSLFENIMAEKAETSPVNGKSINQDGDSMQVDNNAEEKTEPEPSYEVLTNPARVVLSQEKFIKFFDDSRYTPVKKASSGIVVFKYLQPDEPDEFSITDMPSSLFDMFGGSAPPGQQGPATAMPVDEEPAHPPPFVFSS, from the exons ATGGCTGCAGAGCACCCGGCGCTGAAGGCGAGTTCTGCCGGTGGACTTCTGGCTATGCTGAAGGAAACTCACCCGACGCTGAAGTTGCACGCTCTCACCCATCTCAACGCCTTTGTCGACTACTTCTGGCCTGAGGTTGCCGATTGCATCCTGCTTAT AAAAAGTTTGTATGAAGATGAAGATTATGGCCAAAAGGAGCTAGCTGCCTTGTTGCTGCTATCAAAG GTTTTCCTTTATTTGGGTGAGCTGAATGATTCATTGTCCTATGCTCTGGGAGCTGGCCCTCTTTTTGATGTATCTGAGGACTCAGACTACGTCCGTGCTCTACTCG CTAAAGCAATAGACAAATATGCAAAGCTGAAGACCAAAGCAGCTGAGATGAACGATAAATCACCGGTGATTGACCCTAGGATGGAAGCGATTGATGAGAGAATGATTGACCCTAGGATGGAAGCGATTGTTGAAAGAATGCTGGATAA ATGTACAACAGATGGAAAATATCGACAAACGATAGGGATGGCAATTGAATGTAGAAGATTGGATAAGCTTGAGGAAGCAGTTGTAAAAAGTGACAATGTTCATTCAACAATTAACTATTGCATAGATGTCTGCCATTCCTTTGTCAAACAGCTGGAGTATCGACGTGGG ATACTCCGCCTTATGGTCAAAATATATCAGCAGCTGCCATCTCCTGATTATTTGAGCATGTGTCAGCACCTAATGTTTCTAGATGAGCCCGATGGCGTTGCAACCATATTGTATGAACTCTTAAGATCAGACAATGTCGATGATGCACTATTGGCATTTCAGATTGCATTTGATCTTGTGGAAAATGAGAATCCAGCTTTCCTTTTGAAGGTGAGAGATCTGCTTCCCAGTCCCAAGTCACAGCCTGCAGAGTCTGCTCAGGTGTCGGAGTCAGCTCAGCCAGATTCTGCTGAAACTGAAATTGCTCTGACAACGGAGGATGCTCAAATAACAGGTGTATATCAAGCAGGCACAGTACATACTGATCCAGTTGAAGCAGTTTATGCCGAAGGGTTGCCAAAAATCATAGGAATTCTGGATGGAGAAACTTCCATACAGTTGATGCAGTATTTCTTGCACAGCCATAACAA ATCAGATCTCCTTATTCTTAAGACAATAAAGCAGTCTGTTGTGACGAGAAATAGAGTCTGCCATACTGCAATTGTATATGCTAATGCTATTATGCATGCTGGAACATCTGTTGTGACATTTCTGAGTGAAAATATG GACTGGGTAGCGAAGGCCACACATTGGGCAAAATTCAGTACAACCGCAGGACTTGGCGTCATCTATCGTGGTCAACTACAACAAGGAAGGTCCCTCATGGCACCTTACTTGCCGCAGGATGGGGGTGATGGTGGCTGTCCATACTCGCAAAGTGGAGCATTGTATGCTCTTGGTTTAATTCATGCAAATCATGGGAAAGGCGTAACACCCTTTTTGCTGGAAACCCTAAGGCGCACTAAAACAGAG GTCATTCAGCATGGTGCCTGCCTGGCTCTTGGTTTGGTAGCATTAGGCACTACTGATGAAGAAGTCTATGAGGAAGTAAATGATGTGTTCTATGCTGACAGTGCCGTTGCTAGTCAGGCTGCTGGTATTAGTTTGGGTTTAGTGATGGCTGGAACTGCTACTGAGATGGCTTGGTTTATGCTTGCAGATGCACATGAAACCCAACATGAGAAGATTATTAG GGGTTTGGCCTTCGGAATAGCACTTACAGTCTATGGAAGAGAGGAAGAAGCTGATAGACTCATTGAGAAAATGACTAGTGATCAAGACCCTGTATTGCGTTATGGAGGCATATATGCATTAGCCTTGGCATACAGAGGAACATCAAACAATAAGGCCATTCGTAAGTTGCTGCATTTTTCCGTATCAGATGCAAGCGATGATGTCAAACGAACTGCTGTTCTTGCCCTTGGATTTGTATTGTACTCTGATCCTGAACAG TGCCCTCGAACTGTCTCCCTGTCATCGACGTCCTACAATCCACACATACGTTATGGTGCTGCACTGGCGGTTGGGATTGCTTGTGCAGGTACCGGGCTTTCTGAGGCCATATCGTTGCTAGAGCCACTAACATCGGACGTTGTCGACTTTGTCCGTCAAGGCGCTCTAATTGCAATGGCAATGGTGATGGTTCAGATCAGTGAAGCTAGTGACGCTCGTGCTGGTGCTTTCAG GCGACAATTGAGAGAGATAATCATGAATGAGCACGAAGATAACATGAGCGTGATGGGTGCTATATTAGCTTCAGGGATTATAGATGCTGGAGGACGGAATGTGACCATCAAGTTACTTTCAAAGACAAAACATGATAGAATGACTGCCGTTGTTGGTCTTGCTGTTTTCAGTCAATACTGGTTCTGGCACCCATTCCTCTATTTCATCAGTTTGGCATTCTCACCGACTGCATTAATTGGTGTGAACGATGACCTGAATATACCCAAGTTTAATTTCCTATCGCAAGCTAAGCCGTCATTGTTTGCATACCCTAAGCCTACTACTGTCCCCATGATTGGTATAACTTCTAATATGCACACTGCAATCTTATCAACATCATTAAGAGACAAAATCAGTGCTCTTAAGAAAGAGTCCGGGAGGCAGGCCGAGGAAATGAAAGCTAAGATGAAGCAGTCCAAGAAGCTGGCCGATAAGCTGGCAAAGGCAATCAGGGATCGTAATAAAGAGGCCGAGAGAAGCAGGGCTAGGAAGAGTCTGTTCGAGAACATCATGGCCGAGAAGGCAGAAACAAGTCCTGTAAATGGTAAATCAATCAACCAGGATGGGGATTCTATGCAG GTTGATAACAACGCGGAGGAGAAAACAGAACCTGAGCCATCGTATGAAGTTTTAACCAACCCTGCAAGGGTAGTGCTTTCTCAAGAGAAATTCATCAAATTTTTCGATGATAGCAGATACACGCCAGTTAAGAAAGCATCTTCAGGAATCGTGGTATTCAAATATCTACAACCAGATGAGCCCGACGAATTTTCTATCACTGATATGCCCTCGTCATTGTTTGACATGTTTGGTGGATCAGCCCCTCCTGGGCAGCAGGGACCGGCCACAGCCATGCCTGTCGATGAAGAGCCTGCACACCCACCACCCTTTGTGTTCAGCTCGTAA
- the LOC121793629 gene encoding 26S proteasome non-ATPase regulatory subunit 1 homolog A-like isoform X2, producing the protein MYCYLDKCIPIIIKILQLLLLGPEEVAQLHEKVFLYLGELNDSLSYALGAGPLFDVSEDSDYVRALLAKAIDKYAKLKTKAAEMNDKSPVIDPRMEAIDERMIDPRMEAIVERMLDKCTTDGKYRQTIGMAIECRRLDKLEEAVVKSDNVHSTINYCIDVCHSFVKQLEYRRGILRLMVKIYQQLPSPDYLSMCQHLMFLDEPDGVATILYELLRSDNVDDALLAFQIAFDLVENENPAFLLKVRDLLPSPKSQPAESAQVSESAQPDSAETEIALTTEDAQITGVYQAGTVHTDPVEAVYAEGLPKIIGILDGETSIQLMQYFLHSHNKSDLLILKTIKQSVVTRNRVCHTAIVYANAIMHAGTSVVTFLSENMDWVAKATHWAKFSTTAGLGVIYRGQLQQGRSLMAPYLPQDGGDGGCPYSQSGALYALGLIHANHGKGVTPFLLETLRRTKTEVIQHGACLALGLVALGTTDEEVYEEVNDVFYADSAVASQAAGISLGLVMAGTATEMAWFMLADAHETQHEKIIRGLAFGIALTVYGREEEADRLIEKMTSDQDPVLRYGGIYALALAYRGTSNNKAIRKLLHFSVSDASDDVKRTAVLALGFVLYSDPEQCPRTVSLSSTSYNPHIRYGAALAVGIACAGTGLSEAISLLEPLTSDVVDFVRQGALIAMAMVMVQISEASDARAGAFRRQLREIIMNEHEDNMSVMGAILASGIIDAGGRNVTIKLLSKTKHDRMTAVVGLAVFSQYWFWHPFLYFISLAFSPTALIGVNDDLNIPKFNFLSQAKPSLFAYPKPTTVPMIGITSNMHTAILSTSLRDKISALKKESGRQAEEMKAKMKQSKKLADKLAKAIRDRNKEAERSRARKSLFENIMAEKAETSPVNGKSINQDGDSMQVDNNAEEKTEPEPSYEVLTNPARVVLSQEKFIKFFDDSRYTPVKKASSGIVVFKYLQPDEPDEFSITDMPSSLFDMFGGSAPPGQQGPATAMPVDEEPAHPPPFVFSS; encoded by the exons ATGTATTGCTATCTGGATAAGTGCATTCCAATCATCATAAAAATACTACAACTGCTGCTGCTAGGTCCTGAAGAAGTTGCACAGTTGCATGAAAAG GTTTTCCTTTATTTGGGTGAGCTGAATGATTCATTGTCCTATGCTCTGGGAGCTGGCCCTCTTTTTGATGTATCTGAGGACTCAGACTACGTCCGTGCTCTACTCG CTAAAGCAATAGACAAATATGCAAAGCTGAAGACCAAAGCAGCTGAGATGAACGATAAATCACCGGTGATTGACCCTAGGATGGAAGCGATTGATGAGAGAATGATTGACCCTAGGATGGAAGCGATTGTTGAAAGAATGCTGGATAA ATGTACAACAGATGGAAAATATCGACAAACGATAGGGATGGCAATTGAATGTAGAAGATTGGATAAGCTTGAGGAAGCAGTTGTAAAAAGTGACAATGTTCATTCAACAATTAACTATTGCATAGATGTCTGCCATTCCTTTGTCAAACAGCTGGAGTATCGACGTGGG ATACTCCGCCTTATGGTCAAAATATATCAGCAGCTGCCATCTCCTGATTATTTGAGCATGTGTCAGCACCTAATGTTTCTAGATGAGCCCGATGGCGTTGCAACCATATTGTATGAACTCTTAAGATCAGACAATGTCGATGATGCACTATTGGCATTTCAGATTGCATTTGATCTTGTGGAAAATGAGAATCCAGCTTTCCTTTTGAAGGTGAGAGATCTGCTTCCCAGTCCCAAGTCACAGCCTGCAGAGTCTGCTCAGGTGTCGGAGTCAGCTCAGCCAGATTCTGCTGAAACTGAAATTGCTCTGACAACGGAGGATGCTCAAATAACAGGTGTATATCAAGCAGGCACAGTACATACTGATCCAGTTGAAGCAGTTTATGCCGAAGGGTTGCCAAAAATCATAGGAATTCTGGATGGAGAAACTTCCATACAGTTGATGCAGTATTTCTTGCACAGCCATAACAA ATCAGATCTCCTTATTCTTAAGACAATAAAGCAGTCTGTTGTGACGAGAAATAGAGTCTGCCATACTGCAATTGTATATGCTAATGCTATTATGCATGCTGGAACATCTGTTGTGACATTTCTGAGTGAAAATATG GACTGGGTAGCGAAGGCCACACATTGGGCAAAATTCAGTACAACCGCAGGACTTGGCGTCATCTATCGTGGTCAACTACAACAAGGAAGGTCCCTCATGGCACCTTACTTGCCGCAGGATGGGGGTGATGGTGGCTGTCCATACTCGCAAAGTGGAGCATTGTATGCTCTTGGTTTAATTCATGCAAATCATGGGAAAGGCGTAACACCCTTTTTGCTGGAAACCCTAAGGCGCACTAAAACAGAG GTCATTCAGCATGGTGCCTGCCTGGCTCTTGGTTTGGTAGCATTAGGCACTACTGATGAAGAAGTCTATGAGGAAGTAAATGATGTGTTCTATGCTGACAGTGCCGTTGCTAGTCAGGCTGCTGGTATTAGTTTGGGTTTAGTGATGGCTGGAACTGCTACTGAGATGGCTTGGTTTATGCTTGCAGATGCACATGAAACCCAACATGAGAAGATTATTAG GGGTTTGGCCTTCGGAATAGCACTTACAGTCTATGGAAGAGAGGAAGAAGCTGATAGACTCATTGAGAAAATGACTAGTGATCAAGACCCTGTATTGCGTTATGGAGGCATATATGCATTAGCCTTGGCATACAGAGGAACATCAAACAATAAGGCCATTCGTAAGTTGCTGCATTTTTCCGTATCAGATGCAAGCGATGATGTCAAACGAACTGCTGTTCTTGCCCTTGGATTTGTATTGTACTCTGATCCTGAACAG TGCCCTCGAACTGTCTCCCTGTCATCGACGTCCTACAATCCACACATACGTTATGGTGCTGCACTGGCGGTTGGGATTGCTTGTGCAGGTACCGGGCTTTCTGAGGCCATATCGTTGCTAGAGCCACTAACATCGGACGTTGTCGACTTTGTCCGTCAAGGCGCTCTAATTGCAATGGCAATGGTGATGGTTCAGATCAGTGAAGCTAGTGACGCTCGTGCTGGTGCTTTCAG GCGACAATTGAGAGAGATAATCATGAATGAGCACGAAGATAACATGAGCGTGATGGGTGCTATATTAGCTTCAGGGATTATAGATGCTGGAGGACGGAATGTGACCATCAAGTTACTTTCAAAGACAAAACATGATAGAATGACTGCCGTTGTTGGTCTTGCTGTTTTCAGTCAATACTGGTTCTGGCACCCATTCCTCTATTTCATCAGTTTGGCATTCTCACCGACTGCATTAATTGGTGTGAACGATGACCTGAATATACCCAAGTTTAATTTCCTATCGCAAGCTAAGCCGTCATTGTTTGCATACCCTAAGCCTACTACTGTCCCCATGATTGGTATAACTTCTAATATGCACACTGCAATCTTATCAACATCATTAAGAGACAAAATCAGTGCTCTTAAGAAAGAGTCCGGGAGGCAGGCCGAGGAAATGAAAGCTAAGATGAAGCAGTCCAAGAAGCTGGCCGATAAGCTGGCAAAGGCAATCAGGGATCGTAATAAAGAGGCCGAGAGAAGCAGGGCTAGGAAGAGTCTGTTCGAGAACATCATGGCCGAGAAGGCAGAAACAAGTCCTGTAAATGGTAAATCAATCAACCAGGATGGGGATTCTATGCAG GTTGATAACAACGCGGAGGAGAAAACAGAACCTGAGCCATCGTATGAAGTTTTAACCAACCCTGCAAGGGTAGTGCTTTCTCAAGAGAAATTCATCAAATTTTTCGATGATAGCAGATACACGCCAGTTAAGAAAGCATCTTCAGGAATCGTGGTATTCAAATATCTACAACCAGATGAGCCCGACGAATTTTCTATCACTGATATGCCCTCGTCATTGTTTGACATGTTTGGTGGATCAGCCCCTCCTGGGCAGCAGGGACCGGCCACAGCCATGCCTGTCGATGAAGAGCCTGCACACCCACCACCCTTTGTGTTCAGCTCGTAA
- the LOC121796934 gene encoding transcription factor FAMA-like isoform X2 — protein sequence MEKEGNYMENFPGLDYELHNHHQQQQQDSINQEMGAIPLISSSNFCGSNSFDKLSFADVMQFADFGPKLGLNQGKAPEEEDGFFLKLQQDDDESHHRISLIASQEREDVEREEQGVVGGGEKSTQGEGKSKRKRPRTSKTVEEVESQRMTHIAVERNRRKQMNEHLRVLRSLMPSSYVQRGDQASIIGGAIEFVRELEQLLQCLESQKRRRLYGDGARPAGDPSTAVQQPQMLAIPNDEETAGLREETAESKSFLADVEVKLLGFDALIKILSRRRHGQLIQTIAALEDLQLTILHTNITTIEQTVLYSFNIKINGEARFTAEDLANSVQQIFSFIHANNGI from the exons ATGGAGAAAGAAGGAAATTACATG GAAAATTTCCCTGGACTTGACTATGAGCTTCACAACcatcatcaacaacaacaacaagattcaatcaatcaagaaatgGGAGCAATACCACTTATATCATCATCCAACTTCTGCGGGTCGAATTCGTTCGACAAGCTGAGCTTTGCAGATGTGATGCAGTTTGCCGACTTCGGCCCTAAACTAGGGCTGAATCAAGGCAAGGCGCCCGAGGAAGAAGACGGATTCTTCCTCAAGCTGCAGCAAGATGATGACGAGAGCCACCACCGCATCTCCTTGATCGCCTCTCAGGAGAGAgaggatgtagagagagaagagCAAGGGGTGGTGGGAGGTGGGGAAAAGAGCACTCAAGGAGAAGGGAAGAGCAAGAGGAAAAGGCCAAGAACTTCGAAGACTGTGGAAGAAGTTGAGAGCCAAAGAATGACTCATATTGCTGTGGAGAGGAATAGAAGGAAGCAAATGAATGAGCATCTTCGTGTCTTGAGGTCTCTCATGCCTAGCTCCTATGTTCAAAGG ggtgATCAAGCATCTATAATTGGTGGAGCGATTGAGTTTGTGAGGGAGCTGGAGCAGCTCCTCCAATGCCTCGAGTCGCAGAAGAGGCGGAGGCTGTACGGAGATGGGGCAAGGCCAGCTGGAGATCCATCCACGGCCGTGCAGCAGCCTCAGATGCTAGCCAttccaaatgatgaagaaactgCAGGTCTTCGAGAAGAAACCGCGGAGAGCAAGTCATTTTTAGCTGATGTGGAGGTGAAGCTCTTAGGGTTTGATGCTTTGATCAAGATTCTGTCGAGGAGAAGGCATGGACAGCTCATCCAAACCATTGCTGCACTTGAAGATTTGCAGCTCACTATTCTGCATACTAATATCACTACTATTGAACAAACTGTTCTTTATTCTTTCAATATCAAG ATCAATGGGGAGGCAAGGTTCACAGCTGAAGATCTGGCAAACTCAGTTCAACAAATTTTCAGTTTTATCCATGCAAACAATGGCATATGA
- the LOC121796934 gene encoding transcription factor FAMA-like isoform X1: MKMLSYMEPSLWQENFPGLDYELHNHHQQQQQDSINQEMGAIPLISSSNFCGSNSFDKLSFADVMQFADFGPKLGLNQGKAPEEEDGFFLKLQQDDDESHHRISLIASQEREDVEREEQGVVGGGEKSTQGEGKSKRKRPRTSKTVEEVESQRMTHIAVERNRRKQMNEHLRVLRSLMPSSYVQRGDQASIIGGAIEFVRELEQLLQCLESQKRRRLYGDGARPAGDPSTAVQQPQMLAIPNDEETAGLREETAESKSFLADVEVKLLGFDALIKILSRRRHGQLIQTIAALEDLQLTILHTNITTIEQTVLYSFNIKINGEARFTAEDLANSVQQIFSFIHANNGI, encoded by the exons ATGAAAATGTTGTCTTACATGGAGCCTTCTCTTTGGCAGGAAAATTTCCCTGGACTTGACTATGAGCTTCACAACcatcatcaacaacaacaacaagattcaatcaatcaagaaatgGGAGCAATACCACTTATATCATCATCCAACTTCTGCGGGTCGAATTCGTTCGACAAGCTGAGCTTTGCAGATGTGATGCAGTTTGCCGACTTCGGCCCTAAACTAGGGCTGAATCAAGGCAAGGCGCCCGAGGAAGAAGACGGATTCTTCCTCAAGCTGCAGCAAGATGATGACGAGAGCCACCACCGCATCTCCTTGATCGCCTCTCAGGAGAGAgaggatgtagagagagaagagCAAGGGGTGGTGGGAGGTGGGGAAAAGAGCACTCAAGGAGAAGGGAAGAGCAAGAGGAAAAGGCCAAGAACTTCGAAGACTGTGGAAGAAGTTGAGAGCCAAAGAATGACTCATATTGCTGTGGAGAGGAATAGAAGGAAGCAAATGAATGAGCATCTTCGTGTCTTGAGGTCTCTCATGCCTAGCTCCTATGTTCAAAGG ggtgATCAAGCATCTATAATTGGTGGAGCGATTGAGTTTGTGAGGGAGCTGGAGCAGCTCCTCCAATGCCTCGAGTCGCAGAAGAGGCGGAGGCTGTACGGAGATGGGGCAAGGCCAGCTGGAGATCCATCCACGGCCGTGCAGCAGCCTCAGATGCTAGCCAttccaaatgatgaagaaactgCAGGTCTTCGAGAAGAAACCGCGGAGAGCAAGTCATTTTTAGCTGATGTGGAGGTGAAGCTCTTAGGGTTTGATGCTTTGATCAAGATTCTGTCGAGGAGAAGGCATGGACAGCTCATCCAAACCATTGCTGCACTTGAAGATTTGCAGCTCACTATTCTGCATACTAATATCACTACTATTGAACAAACTGTTCTTTATTCTTTCAATATCAAG ATCAATGGGGAGGCAAGGTTCACAGCTGAAGATCTGGCAAACTCAGTTCAACAAATTTTCAGTTTTATCCATGCAAACAATGGCATATGA